The following are encoded in a window of Manduca sexta isolate Smith_Timp_Sample1 chromosome 16, JHU_Msex_v1.0, whole genome shotgun sequence genomic DNA:
- the LOC115443245 gene encoding protein twisted gastrulation: protein MARKIYFLIALVCIVSIVTACNEAICASVVSKCMLTQSCKCDLKDCSCCKDCFNCLSVLYSECCSCVDMCPKPNDTQTELSKTSYVEELGDGVPGLFAALTSDPDPQQRWLSITYPVDIDLSAYRAVPEKQVVYHLQSVEQEPEPVSRDVVTFNCTVAYMSQCMSCDKCRASCRSMGANSIRWFHDGCCECVGDKCLYYGINESRCLACPGGKETTVNTLDEDLTYDDLDYGEDVDAQAV from the exons ATGgctcgaaaaatatattttttaattgcgtTAGTGTGCATAGTGTCGATAGTAACAGCCTGTAACGAGGCAATTTGTGCGAGTGTAGTGTCTAAATGCATGCTGACACAGTCTTGTAAATGCGACCTAAAGGACTGTTCGTGTTGTAAAGATTGTTTTAATTGCCTCAGTGTCCTGTACAGCGAGTGCTGCAGCTGTGTTG ATATGTGTCCGAAGCCAAATGACACTCAAACAGAGCTGTCCAAGACATCATACGTGGAAGAGTTGGGAGACGGTGTCCCTGGTCTTTTCGCTGCACTCACCAGCGACCCAGACCCGCAGCAGAGATGGCTGTCCATCACATACCCTGTAGATATTGACTTGTCAGCGTACAGGGCTGTGCCGGAGAAGCAAGTAGTATATCATTTAC AGAGCGTGGAGCAAGAGCCGGAGCCGGTGAGCCGCGACGTGGTCACGTTCAACTGCACCGTCGCGTACATGTCGCAGTGCATGTCGTGCGACAAGTGCCGCGCCTCCTGCAGATCTATGGGCGCCAATAGTATACG ATGGTTCCATGACGGGTGCTGCGAGTGCGTCGGAGATAAGTGCCTCTACTACGGAATTAACGAAAGCag ATGTTTGGCATGTCCCGGGGGAAAGGAGACCACAGTAAACACTCTTGACGAAGACCTCACCTACGATGACCTGGATTATGGAGAAGATGTAGACGCGCAGGCtgtttaa
- the LOC115443248 gene encoding uncharacterized protein LOC115443248 → MADEIEFALKQMKRGKASGEEGVSVKMLQTGRPSIYKLFAKVLCNRMFRLFEENQPVEQAGFRSGYSTTDLMHAVKQLIEKCREYHRPLFLAFVDYEKAFDSVEHWAIFNSLHRCGIDKQ, encoded by the exons ATGGCCGACGAGATTGAATTTGCCTTAAAACAGATGAAACGCGGGAAAGCATCTGGGGAAGAAGGAGTTTCCGTGAAAATGCTGCAAACTGGTAGACCTTCA ATATATAAGCTCTTTGCCAAGGTTCTGTGCAACAGAATGTTTCGACTTTTTGAGGAGAACCAACCTGTAGAACAGGCGGGCTTTCGGAGTGGATACTCCACCACAGACCTCATGCACGCAGTCAAGCAACTCATTGAGAAATGTAGAGAATACCACAGACCCCTGTTTTTAGCCTTCGTCGATTACGAAAAGGCTTTCGACAGTGTGGAACATTGGGCGATTTTCAATTCCCTCCATCGATGCGGCATTGACAAGCAGTAA
- the LOC115443244 gene encoding alpha-amylase 2-like — protein sequence MGRIILCLVVIATAVTAYKNPHYAPGRSVNVHLFEWKWNDIADECERFLGPRGFGGIQISPPNENVVLWTYNRPWWERYQPMSYQLVTRSGDERQFADMVRRCNNAGVRIYVDAVINHMTGEPPENVGTAGNTAVFREWYYPAVPFRSEHFNWPHCVIDGSDYINNAWRVRNCELVGLKDLNQANEHTRNMIVDFMNKLIDLGVAGFRIDAAKHMWPHDLQVIYNRLRNLNTAHGFPANARPYIYQEVIDYGGEAISRDEYTPIGAVTEFKAGMELSNAFRGNNQLRWLSSWGPQWGLLAHSDSLTFIDNHDNERGHGGGGGVLTYKQPRPYKGAIAFLLAHPYGEPQIMSSFAFWDSEIGPPMDHSGNIISPAINSDGTCGNGWVCQHRWRQIFAMVAFRNVAGNTAVNNWWDNGGNQIAFCRGNNAFIAFNNDYWDLNQTLQTCLPAGRYCDVISGEKVGNTCRGKTVTVGNDGRAHINVGANDYDMMLAIHVGPESRL from the exons ATG gGCCGGATAATCCTCTGCCTAGTGGTTATTGCCACCGCGGTTACAGCGTACAAGAACCCTCACTACGCGCCCGGGAGGTCGGTGAACGTTCACCTATTCGAGTGGAAATGGAACGACATAGCGGATGAATGTGAACGGTTCCTAGGTCCGAGAGGTTTTGGCGGTATTCAG ATATCACCGCCTAATGAGAATGTGGTCCTCTGGACTTACAACCGGCCGTGGTGGGAGCGGTACCAGCCGATGTCGTATCAGCTGGTAACCCGATCAGGGGACGAGCGACAGTTCGCTGACATGGTGCGCAGGTGCAACAACGCCGGCGTCAG AATCTATGTGGATGCAGTAATAAACCACATGACAGGCGAGCCTCCAGAAAATGTTGGGACCGCTGGCAACACCGCCGTGTTCAGAGAGTGGTATTACCCCGCAGTGCCATTCAGATCGGAGCATTTCAACTGGCCACACTGCGTTATCGACGGCAGTGATTATATTAACAATGCTTGGAGG gtacgCAACTGCGAACTTGTAGGACTAAAGGACCTGAATCAAGCAAACGAACACACTCGCAACATGATCGTTGATTTCATGAACAAACTCATTGATTTAGGTGTTGCGGGTTTCAG gATTGATGCAGCCAAACACATGTGGCCACACGACTTGCAAGTCATCTATAACCGTCTCCGCAACTTGAACACAGCGCACGGCTTCCCAGCCAACGCCCGCCCTTACATTTACCAGGAAGTCATTGACTATGGCGGCGAAGCCATCAGCCGAGATGAATACACTCCTATAGGAGCAGTAACAGAGTTCAAAGCTGGTATGGAGCTCAGCAACGCCTTCAGAGGCAACAATCAGCTAAGATGGTTGAGCTCTTGGGGACCTCAGTGGGGTCTTTTAGCTCATAGTGATTCTTTAACGTTCATCGATAACCATGACAATGAGAGGGGTCACGGAGGTGGCGGTGGTGTTTTAACTTACAAACAGCCCAGGCCTTACAAGGGGGCTATTGCGTTCCTCCTAGCTCATCCTTACGGTGAACCTCAAATTATGAGCAGTTTCGCGTTTTGGGACTCCGAAATCGGCCCACCTATGGATCACAGTGGCAATATCATATCGCCGGCAATCAATTCT GACGGTACTTGTGGAAACGGCTGGGTTTGCCAACACCGCTGGCGTCAGATCTTTGCAATGGTGGCGTTTAGAAACGTAGCTGGCAATACCGCCGTAAATAACTGGTGGGACAACGGAGGAAATCAAATAGCATTCTGCCGCGGAAACAACGCTTTTATCGCCTTCAACAATGATTATTGGGACCTTAACCAGACCTTGCAG ACTTGCCTTCCCGCCGGGCGGTATTGTGACGTAATATCTGGTGAGAAAGTGGGCAACACTTGCCGCGGCAAAACTGTTACAGTGGGCAATGATGGTCGCGCTCACATCAACGTTGGAGCCAACGACTACGACATGATGTTGGCCATACATGTTGGTCCTGAG AGCCGATTGTGA